The nucleotide sequence CCGCTTTTTTCCCGGCAAGCTTAAGCGTTTTTTCCGTTTTTGTTTCTTTGACAAATTCAATGGCATCATAGACACCATCTGCATCCTCGCCTTCTATGCCAAGCTTTGGCACAGCAGCCATTCCTGCGGCAAGAATCACGGCATCATACTCCTCAAGCAGCTCTGAAGGCATAATGTCTCTTCCAACTTTGCTATTCGTTCTGATCTTCACGTCAAGGCTTTTCACCTGATCGACTTCCCAAAATGAAATGGCCTGCGGCAGCCTGAATGAAACAATTCCGTAAGTGTTTAAGCCGCCTGCCTGATTTTCCGATTCAAAAATGGTGACTTCATAGCCAAGCAGAGCAAGTTCTCTTGCAGCTGAAAGACCTGCAGGACCTCCGCCTACAACGGCAACATTTTTTCCGTTCTTCTCCCCTGCTTGAAACAGGACCTGCTCATTATGAATCGCCCAGTCGGTTGCATAGCGCTGAAGGTTGCCGATCATAATCGGTTTCGTGGAAGCATTCAGCACACAGGCTCCCTCGCAAAGTTCCTCAGTCGGACAAACACGGGCGCAGCTCGCTCCGACGGGATTTGCCGACATAATGGTTTTAGCTGATCCTTTCATATTGCCTGAAGCGATTTTCTTAATAAAAGAAGGAATATCGATGCCGGTCGGACAGGCTTTTATGCATGGTGCATCATAGCAGTACAGGCACCGGTTTGCTTCTTCTAGTGCTTCCCTGGCAGACAGGGGCGGTTCTACTTCCATGAAGTTCTGTTCAAGTTCTTGAGCCGTAATCTCTCTCATCAAGCTCATTACCTCCTTTTTAAGGCAGCAGGGCCGTCATTTCCTGATACGTTTCAGGGCGTCTGTCCCGG is from Bacillus sp. FSL H8-0547 and encodes:
- a CDS encoding NAD(P)-dependent oxidoreductase encodes the protein MREITAQELEQNFMEVEPPLSAREALEEANRCLYCYDAPCIKACPTGIDIPSFIKKIASGNMKGSAKTIMSANPVGASCARVCPTEELCEGACVLNASTKPIMIGNLQRYATDWAIHNEQVLFQAGEKNGKNVAVVGGGPAGLSAARELALLGYEVTIFESENQAGGLNTYGIVSFRLPQAISFWEVDQVKSLDVKIRTNSKVGRDIMPSELLEEYDAVILAAGMAAVPKLGIEGEDADGVYDAIEFVKETKTEKTLKLAGKKAVVIGAGNTAIDAATCSVRLGAEDVSILYRRTRAEMTAYEFEYEFAKQDGVVFRWLTAPKRIIKNEENKVTGVECIKMELASASEGERPRPVPVEGSEFIIETDAVIRAIGQSRYVSLIESFGLDHADGVVKLTAGTYQTSNEKVFACGDVIFGKGQGEAMVVSAAQQGKLTAYQIHKKLISEALNPAL